One genomic segment of Luteimonas galliterrae includes these proteins:
- a CDS encoding DUF763 domain-containing protein, whose product MTRRSGSADLPLHGGRVPRWLADRMTRLGAVMSEAIVREYGRDELLRRLAHPFWFQSFGAVMGMDWHSSGITTSVIGALKRGLAPMSAELGLHVCGGRGKHSRATPSELVAIGQRVGFDGDALARASRLVAKVDSAAVQDGFELYLHGFVVADDGRWVVVQQGMNGDSRQARRYHWLSEGLTSFVDAPHAAIEGAGTGTIVNLADRRAERSRLAQVELLDALGPDGIASEWGKLDREASNEPWQPGLLPHLVMPDHHDVRGGDAVTRRLRGNLAAAAEAGPRDFAELLQVPGVGARTVRALAMVAEVLHGTPCRFTDPARFSLAHGGKDGHPFPVPTRVYDQTIAVLKEAMRNAKLGREERLQALKRLDDQARRLERRAGGPAVEALIAEERRSSHAYGGRTVFGWAPRRTARPAGPLPEDAERRVELSRRGCAPDGGMR is encoded by the coding sequence ATGACGCGCCGCTCCGGAAGCGCCGATCTCCCGCTGCACGGCGGCCGCGTGCCGCGTTGGCTGGCCGATCGCATGACGCGGCTGGGCGCGGTGATGAGCGAGGCGATCGTGCGCGAGTACGGACGCGACGAACTGCTGCGGCGGCTGGCGCACCCGTTCTGGTTCCAGTCCTTCGGAGCGGTGATGGGCATGGACTGGCATTCGTCCGGCATCACCACCAGCGTGATCGGCGCCCTCAAGCGCGGGCTGGCACCGATGTCGGCCGAGCTGGGATTGCACGTCTGCGGCGGTCGCGGCAAGCATTCGCGCGCGACGCCATCGGAATTGGTCGCCATCGGGCAGCGCGTCGGCTTCGACGGCGATGCGCTGGCGCGGGCCAGCAGGCTGGTGGCCAAGGTCGACAGTGCGGCGGTGCAGGACGGTTTCGAGCTATACCTGCACGGCTTCGTCGTCGCCGACGATGGACGTTGGGTCGTCGTACAGCAGGGCATGAACGGCGACAGCAGGCAAGCGCGCCGCTATCACTGGCTGTCGGAAGGGTTGACCAGTTTCGTCGATGCGCCTCACGCGGCGATCGAAGGAGCCGGGACGGGGACGATCGTGAATCTCGCGGATCGTCGCGCGGAACGGTCGCGGCTTGCGCAAGTGGAATTGCTGGACGCGCTGGGGCCGGACGGCATCGCGTCGGAGTGGGGCAAGCTCGATAGGGAAGCTTCGAACGAACCTTGGCAGCCGGGGCTGCTGCCGCATCTCGTCATGCCGGACCACCACGACGTGCGCGGCGGCGATGCGGTGACGCGCCGCCTGCGAGGCAATCTAGCCGCGGCGGCCGAAGCCGGCCCGCGCGATTTCGCCGAACTGTTGCAAGTGCCTGGCGTAGGCGCGCGTACCGTGCGGGCCCTGGCGATGGTGGCCGAAGTGCTGCACGGGACGCCGTGCCGTTTCACCGATCCTGCGCGCTTTTCGCTGGCGCACGGCGGCAAGGACGGGCATCCGTTTCCGGTGCCGACCCGCGTATACGACCAGACCATCGCCGTGCTGAAGGAGGCGATGCGGAATGCCAAACTCGGGCGCGAAGAGCGGTTGCAGGCCCTGAAGCGGCTCGATGACCAGGCGCGCCGGCTCGAAAGACGCGCCGGCGGCCCCGCTGTCGAAGCGTTGATCGCCGAAGAGCGCCGGAGTTCGCATGCCTACGGCGGCCGCACGGTGTTCGGATGGGCGCCGCGCCGGACTGCGCGCCCGGCCGGGCCGTTGCCCGAGGACGCCGAGCGGCGAGTTGAGCTTTCGCGGCGGGGATGCGCACCGGATGGCGGGATGCGATGA
- a CDS encoding bifunctional diguanylate cyclase/phosphodiesterase: MREEGRTSVGSVRTAITVGLFLGLAITVGLAIAVLHDRTARLDAARRQSMTLATGTDRLLMYELRNLERAMTGIAADGDAFFRTAAAQAPALLSEAIAGVVLRHPELESIVLYDPAGRALSVGDADPALPQWTAAAPTASRPLLLGPLHKGLGGGWVVPVALRTREGGWLVTRLRTSEFGRMIARLDLGREGSMTIVDRRGTMLARNGGGGDYIGRRVALPDLDLMRAGVLSLDMASEFDGISRAATFSSSSGYPVIVVAGIGLREALAPWRLFAGTAAALVVLYWLGLLFLVRRMRAAETAREAMLAELQANADWLRQAQLASRTGVWRLESDQSRVRASEQAAALFGFPPTAETIPLEHFFERMHDEDRARVKAEFAASRQHGAPFRSEYRIVLPDGQIRWIKARGALAVDGRGEQSMTGTIVDITERREATARIERAEAQFRELFERNPLPFWVFDVETLRFLAVNETAIRNYGYTREEFLAMTILQIRPEEDAAAVRESLFAHPGRGYDDRVWVHLTRDGRRIEVRVHSSGIEFAGRAARLVLAEDVSERAAYERDLSWRATHDTTTGMLTVEALVHQVDGLPCAETGYAIAYVQLRDLELVAPTLGRRAGEAILRAAADRFGEVGQKYGLIAYLPAESFVVVAVDPAQRDDMLASLVRATATPVRGESGTHPLEAWIGLADGPGDCGSAEQVIGNAALAALQARRDGMPIVRFDATMAAKASGRLALAGRLRQALERQEFELFFQPIRRLRDGHAMSLEALLRWRQPDGSFVPTAQFIPLCEESGLIVPLGEWVLEEAARCHGRLVAQDHAGMAIAVNVSAVQFLSETLPQSLRKLREAHGLPRGALQLELTESVVLRRPDAAREAMGELRNEGVCISIDDFGTGFSSMAYLKDLPLDFLKIDRAFVADVHLDKRNAAICSALIALGHGLGLKIIAEGVESDAQRQWLLAQGCDQAQGFLFGRPAPLEEVMASMRQNGGAN; the protein is encoded by the coding sequence ATGCGCGAGGAAGGCCGCACGTCAGTGGGTTCGGTGCGCACGGCGATCACCGTGGGGCTGTTCCTGGGCCTGGCGATCACGGTCGGGCTCGCCATTGCCGTGCTGCACGATCGGACGGCGCGGCTCGATGCGGCGCGACGGCAGAGCATGACGTTGGCCACAGGCACCGACCGCCTGCTGATGTACGAATTGCGCAACCTGGAGCGGGCGATGACCGGCATCGCCGCCGACGGCGATGCGTTCTTCCGCACCGCTGCCGCGCAGGCGCCGGCATTGCTGTCCGAAGCGATCGCCGGCGTGGTGCTGCGCCATCCGGAACTCGAGTCGATCGTGCTGTACGACCCGGCTGGCCGTGCGCTCAGCGTGGGCGATGCCGACCCTGCGCTGCCGCAGTGGACCGCCGCTGCGCCGACGGCGTCGCGCCCGCTGCTGCTCGGCCCGCTGCACAAGGGCCTCGGCGGGGGCTGGGTCGTGCCCGTGGCGCTTCGCACGCGCGAGGGCGGCTGGCTGGTGACGCGGCTGCGCACCTCCGAATTCGGACGCATGATCGCGCGCCTGGACCTTGGCCGCGAAGGCAGCATGACGATCGTCGACAGGCGCGGCACCATGCTGGCGCGCAACGGCGGCGGCGGCGACTACATCGGCCGCCGCGTCGCGCTGCCGGACCTGGACCTGATGCGCGCCGGCGTCCTGTCGCTCGATATGGCCAGCGAGTTCGACGGCATCTCACGGGCGGCCACCTTCAGTTCGTCCAGCGGCTACCCCGTGATCGTGGTCGCCGGAATAGGCCTGCGCGAAGCCTTGGCCCCATGGCGGCTGTTCGCCGGCACCGCTGCCGCGCTGGTGGTGTTGTATTGGCTGGGGTTGCTGTTCCTGGTGCGGCGCATGCGGGCTGCCGAAACCGCACGCGAGGCTATGCTCGCCGAATTGCAGGCCAACGCCGACTGGCTGCGGCAGGCGCAACTGGCGTCGCGCACCGGCGTGTGGCGGCTGGAATCCGACCAGAGCCGGGTACGGGCATCCGAGCAAGCCGCTGCGCTGTTCGGTTTTCCGCCGACCGCCGAAACCATTCCGCTCGAACATTTCTTCGAGCGCATGCACGACGAAGACCGTGCCCGCGTCAAGGCGGAATTCGCCGCGTCGCGCCAGCACGGTGCGCCGTTCAGGTCGGAATACCGCATCGTGCTTCCGGACGGCCAGATCCGCTGGATCAAGGCGCGCGGCGCGCTGGCCGTCGACGGCCGCGGCGAGCAGAGCATGACCGGCACCATCGTCGACATCACCGAACGCCGCGAGGCAACGGCGCGGATCGAACGCGCCGAAGCGCAGTTCCGAGAGCTGTTCGAGCGCAATCCGCTGCCGTTCTGGGTGTTCGATGTGGAAACGTTGCGTTTCCTGGCCGTGAACGAGACCGCCATCCGCAACTACGGCTACACGCGCGAGGAGTTCCTCGCGATGACGATCCTGCAGATACGCCCCGAGGAGGATGCGGCCGCGGTGCGGGAATCCCTGTTCGCGCATCCGGGCCGCGGCTACGACGACCGGGTATGGGTGCACCTGACGCGCGACGGCCGCCGCATCGAAGTCCGCGTGCACAGCAGCGGCATCGAGTTCGCCGGTCGCGCTGCCAGGCTTGTGCTGGCCGAGGACGTGAGCGAGCGCGCCGCTTACGAACGCGACCTGTCCTGGCGCGCCACGCACGACACGACGACCGGCATGCTCACGGTGGAAGCGCTGGTGCACCAGGTCGACGGGCTGCCTTGCGCCGAAACGGGCTATGCGATCGCCTACGTGCAACTGCGCGACCTGGAACTGGTGGCGCCGACGCTAGGCCGCCGCGCAGGCGAAGCCATCTTGCGCGCGGCCGCCGACCGCTTCGGGGAAGTGGGGCAGAAGTACGGGTTGATCGCCTATTTGCCGGCCGAATCGTTCGTGGTCGTTGCGGTGGATCCGGCGCAACGCGACGACATGCTGGCCAGCCTCGTGCGCGCCACGGCGACGCCGGTGCGGGGCGAAAGCGGCACGCATCCGCTTGAGGCCTGGATAGGATTGGCGGACGGCCCCGGCGACTGCGGCAGTGCGGAGCAGGTGATCGGAAACGCGGCGCTTGCAGCACTGCAGGCGCGGCGCGACGGCATGCCTATCGTCCGCTTCGATGCGACGATGGCGGCCAAGGCGAGCGGACGCCTGGCGCTGGCCGGACGGTTGCGGCAAGCGCTCGAGAGGCAGGAGTTCGAACTATTCTTCCAGCCGATCCGACGTTTGCGTGACGGCCATGCGATGTCGTTGGAGGCGCTGCTGCGCTGGCGCCAACCCGATGGAAGCTTCGTGCCGACCGCGCAGTTCATCCCGCTGTGCGAGGAATCCGGCCTGATCGTGCCGCTTGGCGAATGGGTGCTGGAAGAAGCCGCGCGCTGCCACGGCCGGCTGGTGGCGCAAGACCACGCCGGCATGGCGATCGCAGTCAATGTATCCGCGGTGCAATTCCTGTCCGAAACCCTGCCGCAATCGCTGCGGAAGCTGCGCGAGGCGCACGGGCTGCCGCGCGGCGCGCTGCAGTTGGAACTGACCGAAAGCGTGGTGCTGCGCAGGCCCGATGCCGCGCGCGAGGCGATGGGCGAATTGCGCAACGAGGGCGTATGCATTTCGATCGACGATTTCGGCACCGGTTTCTCGAGCATGGCCTATCTCAAGGACCTGCCGCTGGACTTCCTCAAGATCGACCGCGCATTCGTCGCCGATGTGCATCTGGACAAACGCAATGCGGCGATCTGCAGCGCCTTGATCGCGCTCGGCCATGGCCTGGGCCTGAAAATCATAGCCGAAGGCGTCGAAAGCGACGCGCAACGGCAATGGCTCCTCGCGCAAGGCTGCGACCAGGCGCAGGGCTTCCTTTTCGGCCGGCCCGCGCCGTTGGAGGAGGTAATGGCTTCAATGCGGCAAAACGGCGGGGCGAACTGA
- a CDS encoding adenylosuccinate synthase: MGQSVVVLGAQWGDEGKGKIVDLLTKEIGAVVRFQGGHNAGHTLVIGGKKTVLHLIPSGILRDDALCLIGNGVVLSPAALKKEIAELEANGIEVRSRLKISPATPLIMPYHIALDQARERAAGGKAIGTTGRGIGPAYEDKVARRGIRIADLHYPEQLAELLRTALDYHNFVLTQYLNTDAVDYQQTLDEALAFGEYVEPMKSDVAGILHDLRKQGKRVLFEGAQGSLLDIDHGTYPYVTSSNTTVGGALAGTGVGADAIDYVLGIAKAYATRVGGGPFPTELDDEVGQGIRDRGQEYGATTGRPRRCGWIDLVALKRAVAINGISGLCITKLDILDGMEKLKMCIAYRYRGKETEYAPLDAQGWEECEPVYLEFPGWTENTHGITNWDELPPAARAYLRALEELSGCPLAIVSTGPDRDANIVLQDPFA; encoded by the coding sequence GTGGGTCAGTCAGTCGTAGTGTTGGGCGCCCAGTGGGGCGACGAAGGCAAAGGCAAGATCGTCGACCTGCTGACCAAGGAAATCGGCGCCGTCGTGCGCTTCCAGGGCGGCCATAACGCCGGCCACACGCTGGTCATCGGCGGCAAGAAGACCGTCCTGCACCTGATCCCATCCGGCATCCTGCGCGACGACGCGCTGTGCCTGATCGGCAACGGCGTAGTCCTCAGCCCCGCAGCGCTGAAAAAAGAAATCGCCGAGCTCGAAGCCAACGGCATCGAAGTCCGCAGCCGCCTCAAGATTAGCCCGGCCACGCCGCTGATCATGCCGTACCACATCGCCCTGGATCAGGCCCGCGAACGCGCCGCCGGCGGCAAGGCCATCGGCACCACCGGCCGCGGCATCGGCCCGGCTTACGAAGACAAAGTCGCGCGCCGCGGCATCCGCATCGCCGACCTGCATTACCCCGAGCAGCTCGCCGAGCTGCTGCGCACGGCGCTGGATTACCACAACTTCGTGCTCACCCAATACCTCAACACCGACGCCGTCGATTACCAGCAGACGCTCGACGAAGCGCTGGCCTTCGGCGAATACGTCGAGCCCATGAAATCCGACGTGGCCGGCATCCTCCACGACCTGCGCAAGCAGGGCAAGCGCGTGCTGTTCGAAGGCGCGCAGGGTTCGCTGCTCGACATCGACCACGGCACGTATCCGTACGTCACCTCCAGCAACACCACCGTCGGCGGCGCGCTCGCCGGCACCGGCGTGGGCGCGGACGCGATCGATTACGTGCTGGGCATCGCCAAGGCCTACGCCACGCGCGTCGGCGGCGGCCCGTTCCCGACCGAGCTCGACGACGAAGTCGGGCAGGGCATCCGCGACCGCGGCCAGGAATACGGCGCCACCACCGGCCGCCCGCGCCGCTGCGGCTGGATCGACCTGGTCGCGTTGAAGCGCGCGGTGGCCATCAACGGCATCAGCGGCCTGTGCATCACCAAGCTCGACATCCTAGACGGCATGGAAAAGCTGAAGATGTGCATCGCCTACCGCTACCGCGGCAAGGAAACCGAATACGCCCCGCTGGACGCCCAGGGCTGGGAAGAGTGCGAACCCGTCTACCTGGAATTCCCTGGCTGGACCGAGAACACGCACGGCATCACGAATTGGGACGAGCTCCCGCCCGCTGCCCGCGCCTATCTGCGCGCGCTGGAAGAACTGTCCGGCTGTCCGCTGGCCATCGTCAGTACGGGACCGGATCGGGACGCCAACATCGTGCTGCAGGATCCGTTCGCCTAA
- a CDS encoding DUF2065 domain-containing protein — protein MSDLWSALCLVAVLEGLWLFAAPGAWKRAMEQMQSLPERQLRAVGGFVLIAGLISLYLIRG, from the coding sequence ATGAGCGATCTGTGGTCGGCACTGTGCCTGGTCGCAGTGCTGGAAGGCTTGTGGCTGTTCGCCGCCCCCGGCGCATGGAAGCGGGCGATGGAGCAGATGCAGTCGCTGCCGGAGCGACAGCTGCGCGCTGTCGGCGGCTTCGTCCTGATCGCCGGCTTGATATCGCTTTACTTGATACGAGGCTAG